A window of Sulfuricurvum sp. contains these coding sequences:
- a CDS encoding PAS domain-containing protein has product MQRPTPTDVEIKFEGGNMITETDLNGKIVYVNRLFTEMSGYSKEELIGKPHSLIRHPDMPKCCFRSMWDTVKAGNPWEGYVKNLRKDGAFYWVVVTVTPKYNDANELCGFIAVRKPPGELTLQEIKEKYTQMIESEACMREENIYIPATFYDDDFIAVS; this is encoded by the coding sequence ATGCAGCGACCTACCCCTACCGATGTTGAGATTAAATTCGAGGGTGGAAATATGATTACCGAAACCGATTTAAACGGCAAGATAGTCTATGTTAATCGCCTTTTCACAGAGATGTCAGGATACAGCAAAGAGGAGCTGATAGGCAAACCCCACTCCCTTATTCGCCATCCTGATATGCCAAAATGTTGTTTTCGTAGTATGTGGGATACCGTAAAAGCAGGTAATCCGTGGGAAGGGTACGTTAAAAACTTACGAAAAGACGGGGCATTTTATTGGGTCGTTGTCACCGTTACTCCAAAATATAATGATGCAAACGAACTATGCGGCTTTATTGCGGTACGAAAACCACCGGGAGAATTGACCCTTCAAGAGATAAAAGAGAAATACACTCAAATGATTGAAAGTGAAGCGTGTATGCGTGAAGAAAATATTTATATACCGGCAACTTTTTATGACGATGATTTTATCGCCGTCTCATAA
- the queF gene encoding preQ(1) synthase — translation MKYGEAIVENFDIEKDFEIWPNEHKRDYVVKVTLPEFTCLCPRSGYPDFATIYVEYTPDKWVAELKAIKLYINSFRNRHISHENSANEIYSVFEKKIAPKRLKVVADYYPRGNVHTVIEIDSEKMGK, via the coding sequence ATGAAATACGGCGAAGCGATAGTTGAAAATTTTGATATTGAAAAAGATTTTGAGATTTGGCCCAATGAGCATAAACGTGATTATGTGGTGAAAGTGACATTACCGGAATTTACCTGTCTTTGTCCTCGAAGCGGTTATCCCGATTTTGCAACTATTTATGTCGAATATACGCCGGACAAATGGGTTGCTGAATTAAAAGCAATCAAACTCTATATTAATTCGTTCAGAAACCGCCATATTTCGCACGAAAACAGTGCAAACGAGATTTACTCCGTGTTTGAGAAAAAAATCGCTCCTAAACGTTTAAAAGTGGTTGCAGACTATTATCCACGCGGTAATGTTCACACAGTGATTGAAATCGACAGCGAAAAAATGGGTAAATAA
- a CDS encoding inorganic phosphate transporter yields the protein MSVILDALGNVSNLTLALLVLSLLIALFYEMINGFHDTANAVSMIIYTNSLKPGHSVIMAGIMNFFGVMLGGIGVAYAIVHLLPLDIIVASNQDTTLVMIYSLLISAVIWNFGTWYFGIPVSSSHSLIGSLIGVSVAFSLMHGFDFSQSVNWSAVYKVLIALALSPLVGFGLAYLMMKGARKFFDNPKYYKSPEDEIKRKRPNFWMRMGIIATGAGVSFAHGSNDGQKGMGLIMIILIGILPSYYALNMDSHEYKIKQTHDSAANLANFYAENNTTLNQLVSEKHLISALKVKNTIAECNVNQVYETTALVATKLEGIKSYSELSPQDRWSVHTAVLCTDNFFGQVEKIIDKDKSDYIATQRKTLVSASEYVPYWVMIAVALAIGVGTMIGYKRIVLTIGEKIGSRPINYMQGTVSQAISMITILLANFAHAPVSTTHIVSSSVAGSMVAEPDGGVQKGMIKTILLSWVFTLPVTGIMSAAIYYCLSFIAK from the coding sequence ATGTCTGTAATTTTAGATGCGCTTGGTAATGTTAGTAATCTTACCCTCGCTTTACTCGTGTTATCTCTATTAATCGCTCTTTTTTATGAGATGATTAACGGTTTTCATGATACCGCTAATGCTGTCTCAATGATTATTTATACCAATTCTTTAAAACCGGGTCATTCAGTTATTATGGCAGGTATTATGAATTTTTTCGGGGTTATGCTTGGTGGTATCGGAGTAGCTTATGCTATTGTCCATCTCCTTCCCCTAGACATTATCGTCGCTTCTAACCAAGATACTACTTTGGTAATGATTTACTCTCTCCTTATTTCTGCTGTTATATGGAATTTCGGAACATGGTATTTCGGTATTCCGGTATCGAGTTCACACTCCTTGATCGGATCATTAATCGGTGTTAGTGTTGCCTTTAGCCTTATGCATGGGTTTGATTTTTCACAAAGTGTCAATTGGTCTGCGGTTTACAAAGTTTTAATAGCTTTAGCACTCTCTCCTTTGGTCGGGTTTGGATTGGCGTATCTCATGATGAAAGGGGCACGTAAATTTTTCGATAATCCTAAATATTATAAATCCCCTGAAGATGAAATCAAACGTAAACGTCCAAATTTTTGGATGCGTATGGGGATTATCGCGACAGGTGCCGGTGTCAGTTTTGCTCACGGATCGAACGATGGGCAAAAAGGGATGGGATTGATCATGATTATTTTGATCGGTATTTTACCAAGCTACTATGCCCTCAATATGGATTCACACGAATACAAAATCAAACAAACCCACGATAGTGCCGCAAATTTGGCCAATTTTTATGCCGAAAACAATACTACTCTCAATCAGCTTGTTAGTGAAAAACATCTCATTAGTGCTCTGAAAGTTAAAAATACCATTGCCGAATGTAATGTTAATCAAGTCTATGAAACAACAGCCCTTGTTGCTACTAAATTAGAGGGGATTAAATCGTATTCAGAACTTTCACCACAAGATCGATGGAGTGTTCATACTGCTGTTTTATGTACCGATAACTTTTTTGGTCAAGTTGAAAAAATTATCGATAAAGATAAATCGGATTACATTGCCACCCAACGTAAAACATTAGTAAGTGCCTCCGAATATGTTCCATACTGGGTTATGATTGCAGTAGCATTAGCGATCGGTGTCGGTACGATGATCGGATACAAAAGAATTGTATTAACCATAGGGGAAAAAATCGGCTCTCGACCTATCAATTATATGCAAGGAACCGTATCTCAAGCAATCTCTATGATTACCATCTTATTGGCAAACTTTGCCCATGCACCGGTTAGTACGACACATATCGTTTCAAGTTCTGTAGCAGGTTCTATGGTAGCGGAACCCGATGGTGGCGTACAAAAAGGGATGATAAAAACTATCTTGCTCTCATGGGTATTCACATTACCGGTTACCGGAATCATGAGTGCTGCCATCTATTACTGTCTTAGCTTTATCGCCAAATAA
- the gyrB gene encoding DNA topoisomerase (ATP-hydrolyzing) subunit B: MENYGASNIKVLKGLEAVRKRPGMYIGDTGHRGLHHLIYEVVDNSIDEAMAGHCDTINVTLTKNGTAVISDNGRGIPTDLHPTEGISAATVVLTVLHAGGKFDKDTYKVSGGLHGVGVSVVNALSADLKMTIHREGQIFEQDFKCGIPQEPLAVIGTTRKKGTTIEFSPDPSIFTETVTFEYEYLAKRFKELAYLNPRITIKFKDERNGADNTYHFEGGITQFVTDMNKKAVVATPYEFNEKIEDIEMDIAIMYNETYDEKSYTFVNNINTPNGGTHEAGFRAGLTRVISNYNKQNGNAKEKDVPLSGEDVAEGLICVVSVRVPEPQFEGQTKGKLGNTYVRPLVQKVTYEKLTKYFEENPIQAKAIVQKALMAARGREAAKKARELTRRKDAMTVGTLPGKLADCQSKDPSISELYLVEGDSAGGSAKQGRDRVFQAILPLKGKILNVEKARLDKILKSEEITNMITALGCGIGEEFNEDKLRYHKIIIMTDADVDGSHIQTLLLTFFFRYLPKIVENGYLYLAQPPLYRYKKGKKEIYFKDDRVMNAFLIENGIEALETEELNIGVNDLVSFFKMVDHYRSTLDALERRYALVDLIRYFIENPDIIGLSLNDMYTPVEKFLTAQGYNILSKSVSDNDMHLFVQTKGGLEELHVNDDLFASPHFAEANFIFRKIQDWNLPLKGDLLELLTSVTDYAKKGSYIQRYKGLGEMNPEQLWETTMTPENRVLLRITVDDAESASESFSLFMGDDVEPRRNYIETHAKDVKHLDI; encoded by the coding sequence ATGGAAAACTACGGTGCCAGCAATATTAAAGTCCTAAAAGGTCTCGAAGCCGTCCGAAAACGTCCGGGGATGTATATCGGTGATACCGGTCATCGTGGGCTTCACCATCTTATCTACGAAGTAGTTGATAACTCTATCGATGAAGCTATGGCAGGACATTGTGACACTATAAATGTAACATTGACGAAAAACGGAACTGCTGTTATCAGTGATAATGGACGGGGTATTCCGACCGATTTGCATCCAACAGAGGGAATATCTGCCGCAACGGTTGTTTTAACCGTTCTTCATGCCGGAGGAAAATTCGATAAGGATACTTATAAAGTCTCAGGCGGTTTGCACGGAGTAGGGGTATCGGTTGTTAATGCCCTTTCTGCTGATTTGAAAATGACTATTCACCGTGAAGGTCAAATATTTGAGCAAGATTTCAAATGCGGTATTCCGCAAGAGCCTTTAGCGGTTATCGGCACAACACGTAAAAAAGGGACAACGATTGAGTTTTCTCCAGATCCTTCTATTTTTACCGAAACCGTTACCTTTGAATACGAATATCTTGCAAAACGATTTAAAGAACTAGCCTACCTAAACCCTCGTATTACTATCAAGTTTAAAGATGAGCGTAACGGTGCTGATAATACCTACCATTTCGAAGGTGGTATTACACAGTTTGTTACCGATATGAATAAAAAAGCGGTAGTAGCAACACCATATGAATTCAATGAAAAAATCGAAGATATCGAGATGGATATTGCGATTATGTATAATGAAACGTATGATGAAAAAAGCTATACATTCGTTAATAATATCAATACCCCTAACGGCGGAACACATGAAGCGGGTTTTCGTGCAGGACTCACTCGTGTTATCTCTAACTACAATAAACAAAACGGTAACGCCAAAGAGAAAGATGTTCCGCTTAGTGGTGAAGATGTTGCGGAGGGGTTAATTTGTGTTGTCTCTGTTCGTGTACCGGAACCACAATTTGAAGGACAAACCAAAGGAAAACTTGGAAATACCTACGTTCGTCCATTAGTTCAAAAAGTAACCTATGAAAAACTGACCAAATATTTCGAAGAAAACCCAATCCAAGCCAAAGCAATTGTCCAAAAAGCATTGATGGCGGCACGCGGGAGAGAAGCTGCTAAAAAAGCACGTGAACTTACACGTCGTAAAGATGCGATGACAGTAGGAACCTTGCCTGGTAAACTTGCCGACTGTCAAAGTAAAGACCCATCAATCAGCGAACTTTATCTGGTGGAAGGGGATTCTGCGGGGGGTTCGGCGAAACAAGGACGCGACCGTGTTTTCCAAGCGATTTTACCTCTCAAAGGTAAAATTTTAAATGTTGAAAAAGCACGTTTGGACAAAATCCTAAAATCTGAAGAGATCACCAATATGATTACCGCGCTTGGATGCGGAATCGGCGAAGAGTTCAACGAAGATAAACTCCGTTACCACAAAATTATCATTATGACCGATGCCGACGTCGACGGTAGTCATATTCAAACGCTTTTGTTGACCTTCTTTTTCCGATATCTTCCGAAAATCGTTGAGAACGGCTATCTCTATCTCGCACAACCCCCGTTGTACCGTTACAAAAAAGGGAAAAAAGAGATCTACTTTAAAGATGATCGCGTTATGAACGCCTTTTTGATTGAAAACGGGATTGAAGCATTAGAGACTGAAGAACTCAATATCGGTGTGAATGATTTAGTATCTTTCTTTAAAATGGTAGATCATTATCGCAGTACCCTTGATGCATTAGAGCGTCGTTATGCACTCGTTGATTTGATCCGTTATTTCATTGAAAACCCAGATATTATTGGTCTATCATTGAACGACATGTATACCCCTGTAGAGAAATTTTTAACCGCTCAAGGGTATAACATTTTAAGTAAAAGTGTCAGTGATAATGATATGCACCTTTTTGTTCAAACCAAAGGGGGATTAGAAGAACTTCACGTCAATGATGATTTATTTGCATCTCCTCATTTTGCCGAAGCAAATTTTATTTTCCGCAAAATTCAAGATTGGAATTTACCTCTGAAAGGTGATTTGCTTGAATTATTGACATCAGTAACCGATTATGCAAAAAAAGGTTCTTATATCCAACGCTATAAAGGTCTTGGGGAGATGAATCCTGAACAATTATGGGAGACAACTATGACTCCTGAAAATCGTGTGTTGCTCCGTATTACGGTTGATGATGCGGAATCAGCTAGCGAATCGTTTTCTCTCTTTATGGGGGATGATGTTGAACCGCGCCGTAACTACATCGAAACACACGCAAAAGACGTTAAACACCTCGATATCTAA
- a CDS encoding RMD1 family protein — MNLLSLYLAQPLITSTIEYALDLTLTKGVENGYYGQNQKYHIVLAPFGVLTLIAEEKHAILDALRLLNISLDEQQLITQDYPIEIDSTLSKPFEVTNETILLKENSTHDLNVIALAISQSVGLEHYEKQLDTLFAQSRSIIESIHTMSLSKHTHLMRFASRLALTRHDMVSNLVLLDKPNILWDDEEAEMLYNALAYALELHDRHEIALAKLSHIKEDVLLVMDIINHKKSEYLEWIIIILIGVEIVMGLIQFFR; from the coding sequence ATGAATCTCCTCTCCCTCTATCTTGCCCAACCACTTATCACCTCTACCATCGAATACGCCCTCGATTTAACCCTTACCAAAGGGGTTGAAAACGGCTATTACGGTCAAAACCAAAAATACCATATTGTCCTCGCCCCTTTTGGGGTTTTAACCCTCATCGCCGAAGAGAAACACGCCATATTAGATGCCCTTCGACTCCTCAATATCTCTCTTGATGAACAACAGCTTATTACCCAAGACTATCCCATCGAGATAGATTCTACCCTCTCAAAACCGTTTGAAGTGACCAACGAAACGATACTTCTTAAAGAGAATTCCACCCACGATCTCAATGTCATCGCCCTCGCCATCAGTCAAAGCGTCGGTTTGGAACATTATGAAAAGCAACTCGACACCCTCTTTGCCCAAAGCCGCTCGATTATCGAATCGATTCATACTATGTCACTCTCCAAACATACTCATCTCATGCGATTTGCCTCTAGGCTAGCCCTCACCCGACACGATATGGTAAGCAACCTCGTCCTCCTCGATAAACCCAATATTTTATGGGATGATGAAGAGGCGGAAATGCTCTACAATGCCCTCGCATATGCACTGGAACTGCATGACCGACACGAAATCGCTCTAGCAAAACTCTCCCATATCAAAGAAGATGTACTGCTCGTTATGGACATCATCAACCACAAAAAAAGTGAGTACTTGGAGTGGATTATTATCATCCTCATCGGAGTTGAAATCGTGATGGGACTTATTCAGTTTTTCCGATAA
- a CDS encoding bifunctional diguanylate cyclase/phosphodiesterase gives MEPLNPLYQRYLTILDIAFQPIVDIHSGDTFGVEALLRGTELLGFGSISAFFDHLFEKNILYSFDLALRKKVIEKFCLIDFHQKIKLFYNLDNRLIQMGDFSGGNTSRLLKHYNLDHKSIIFELSEHNEIIDIEQFANLMKHYRHEGFCIAIDDFGIGQSGYKMLYHTTPNLIKIDRFFIDNIDTDPKKKLLARQMVQLSTLIGCRIIAEGVEREEEFLLCKEIGCHLVQGYFIQHPSCTIENLYPKYTHIFTLSSMEKRLSGDQNILRKRLEVLQAVSVNDTMEALLIAFNKDHELSLVPIIDNQGIPLGIIHEHRLKAIIYSPFGQSLIKNNSSNFSLLETYIETIPIVDITMPLETIVELFSLHDHAPGVLVVESSKYIGYISARIMIEAVHERNLIRARDQNPLSRLPGNFMINEYIANAFDSQHSGAFCYFDFDHFKPYNDHYGFRNGDRIIILFAELMQKVLLNNYFIGHIGGDDFFAATAIPNETKFEEFSLLVQKLIQQFAQEVLEFYSVEDRHRESIIAEDRDGVVREFKLLRVSAVLVYKTPKSSIRSPEHLQKVFALEKKNAKKAPNNFCVIID, from the coding sequence ATGGAACCGCTTAACCCACTTTATCAGCGTTATCTCACCATCTTAGATATTGCCTTCCAACCTATTGTCGATATTCACTCCGGAGACACTTTTGGGGTAGAGGCTCTTTTGCGTGGAACAGAGTTATTAGGATTTGGATCCATTAGTGCTTTTTTTGATCATCTGTTTGAGAAAAATATTTTGTATTCATTCGATTTAGCACTGCGTAAAAAAGTGATCGAAAAATTTTGTCTCATCGATTTTCACCAAAAAATTAAACTCTTTTACAACCTCGATAATCGACTTATACAAATGGGAGATTTTTCGGGTGGAAATACTTCACGACTTTTAAAGCACTATAATTTAGACCATAAAAGTATTATCTTTGAACTCTCAGAACACAATGAAATCATCGATATAGAGCAGTTTGCCAATCTCATGAAACACTATCGTCATGAAGGATTTTGTATCGCTATTGATGATTTCGGTATCGGTCAATCAGGGTATAAAATGCTCTACCACACCACCCCGAATCTTATTAAGATAGACCGTTTTTTTATTGATAACATCGACACTGATCCGAAAAAAAAGCTCCTCGCCCGCCAAATGGTACAACTCTCTACCCTCATAGGATGCCGTATTATCGCGGAGGGGGTAGAGAGGGAAGAGGAATTTTTACTCTGCAAAGAGATAGGATGCCATTTAGTGCAAGGATATTTTATCCAGCACCCCAGTTGCACAATAGAAAATCTTTATCCTAAATATACCCATATCTTTACCCTCTCATCAATGGAAAAACGTTTATCGGGTGATCAAAATATTTTGAGAAAACGTCTGGAAGTTTTACAAGCAGTCTCTGTCAATGATACAATGGAAGCCCTTTTAATCGCGTTTAACAAAGATCACGAACTCTCTTTGGTTCCCATCATCGATAATCAGGGAATCCCTCTTGGTATTATCCATGAACACCGATTAAAAGCGATTATTTACTCCCCTTTTGGGCAATCATTGATTAAAAACAACTCCTCTAACTTTTCACTCTTAGAAACCTACATAGAGACTATCCCTATTGTTGATATTACGATGCCTCTTGAAACCATCGTCGAGCTTTTCTCTTTGCACGATCATGCACCGGGAGTTTTGGTCGTTGAGTCCTCTAAATATATTGGGTATATAAGCGCCCGTATTATGATTGAAGCGGTTCATGAGCGTAATCTCATCCGTGCGCGCGATCAAAATCCTCTGAGCCGATTACCGGGCAATTTTATGATTAATGAATACATCGCCAATGCTTTTGATTCTCAACACTCAGGTGCATTTTGTTATTTTGATTTTGACCATTTTAAACCCTATAACGACCATTACGGTTTTCGTAACGGGGATCGCATTATCATCTTATTCGCTGAATTGATGCAAAAGGTTCTCCTAAACAATTATTTCATCGGTCATATCGGGGGGGATGATTTTTTTGCCGCTACCGCTATCCCAAATGAAACAAAGTTTGAGGAGTTCTCCCTACTAGTTCAAAAACTCATTCAACAATTTGCTCAAGAGGTATTAGAATTTTATAGTGTAGAAGATCGTCATCGTGAATCGATTATCGCTGAAGATCGTGATGGAGTTGTCCGTGAATTTAAACTCTTGAGAGTAAGTGCCGTATTGGTTTATAAAACACCAAAATCATCCATCCGTTCCCCCGAGCACCTCCAAAAAGTGTTTGCACTGGAGAAAAAAAATGCTAAAAAAGCTCCCAATAATTTTTGTGTGATTATTGATTAA
- a CDS encoding EAL domain-containing protein: MAFYTDKKERSHRFVLALRMGLPIFLLSVASFLILFLQPKAGVLSLIFLVFILLVIAVYFIFFLINQSTYENITDSTTHTFTPEYFFKLFNKWNKYQTITIAMIRITNLTGINEKYGVRNGDSILVEVTQKINNFFISKDIKVLPICRYKGGDFILMFKGEKEKYSAMMELFLAKYQENIINDIEVTLNGILLDTKHVKKIEEIITRLYEIQYASDNRASLIDDNDIIPEELEKSVLNALEHQCYSVALQSMVSDNMPIEEVTFKLIGEHGNFIHQSRFIPLLNRIGKMSEYEKHLLEIVVSMAKNSDCSYALTLTAARLRNGLFFQYALELLQCYPEAKGKIIIILDEKEYSPQIKRFREQIAQYRAVGYKFALDNYGGNHVSMMYLKEFDVDYVRFDSLYTRHIKEEKYQNIIHGLNITAHLCGASTWILMVEDDQSDKIASQLKINVKQGNFYEKIRLKEKE, translated from the coding sequence ATGGCATTTTATACTGATAAAAAAGAGCGTTCCCATCGGTTTGTCCTTGCACTCCGAATGGGATTGCCCATTTTTTTACTTAGTGTTGCTTCCTTTTTAATTCTCTTTTTACAGCCAAAAGCAGGTGTTTTATCACTAATATTTCTTGTTTTTATATTACTTGTTATTGCTGTTTATTTTATTTTTTTCCTAATTAATCAAAGTACTTATGAAAATATTACTGATTCAACAACCCATACCTTTACTCCCGAATACTTTTTTAAATTATTTAATAAATGGAATAAATATCAAACAATAACAATTGCGATGATTAGAATAACCAACCTTACCGGTATTAATGAAAAATACGGTGTTCGAAACGGAGATTCGATATTAGTTGAAGTGACACAAAAAATTAATAATTTTTTTATTTCTAAAGATATTAAAGTACTTCCTATTTGTCGCTATAAAGGGGGTGATTTTATCCTAATGTTTAAGGGTGAAAAAGAGAAATACAGCGCTATGATGGAACTTTTTTTAGCCAAATATCAAGAAAATATTATTAATGATATCGAGGTGACCTTAAATGGAATTTTACTCGATACTAAACATGTGAAAAAGATTGAAGAGATTATTACGCGGCTTTACGAAATACAATATGCATCTGATAATCGAGCATCTTTAATTGATGATAATGATATTATCCCAGAAGAGTTAGAAAAATCGGTTTTAAATGCGCTTGAACATCAATGCTATTCAGTTGCTTTGCAGTCTATGGTAAGCGATAATATGCCAATTGAAGAGGTTACTTTTAAGCTTATAGGTGAACATGGGAATTTTATTCATCAAAGTAGATTTATCCCCCTTTTGAACCGTATCGGTAAAATGTCTGAATATGAAAAACATCTCTTAGAAATAGTTGTCTCAATGGCTAAAAATTCTGATTGCAGTTATGCTCTTACCCTTACCGCTGCACGGCTACGTAACGGGTTATTTTTTCAGTATGCATTGGAATTATTACAATGTTATCCTGAGGCAAAAGGGAAAATCATCATTATTTTAGACGAAAAAGAGTATTCCCCTCAAATCAAACGGTTTCGTGAGCAGATAGCCCAATATCGCGCTGTAGGATATAAATTTGCACTGGATAATTATGGTGGGAATCATGTAAGTATGATGTATCTTAAAGAGTTTGATGTTGATTATGTCCGTTTTGATTCTCTTTATACACGTCATATCAAAGAAGAGAAGTACCAAAATATTATCCACGGATTAAATATTACTGCCCATTTATGTGGTGCATCAACGTGGATATTAATGGTTGAAGATGACCAAAGCGATAAAATTGCCTCACAGTTAAAAATCAATGTGAAGCAAGGCAATTTTTATGAAAAAATTAGATTGAAGGAAAAAGAATGA